One window from the genome of Vidua chalybeata isolate OUT-0048 chromosome 3, bVidCha1 merged haplotype, whole genome shotgun sequence encodes:
- the ACTR2 gene encoding actin-related protein 2, which translates to MDTLGRKVVVCDNGTGFVKCGYAGSNFPEHIFPALVGRPIIRSTAKVGNIEIKDLMVGDEASELRSMLEVNYPMENGIVRNWDDMKHLWDYTFGPEKLNIDTKNCKILLTEPPMNPTKNREKIVEVMFETYQFSGVYVAIQAVLTLYAQGLLTGVVVDSGDGVTHICPVYEGFSLPHLTRRLDIAGRDITRYLIKLLLLRGYAFNHSADFETVRMIKEKLCYVGYNIEQEQKLALETTVLVESYTLPDGRIIKVGGERFEAPEALFQPHLINVEGVGVAELLFNTIQAADIDTRSEFYKHIVLSGGSTMYPGLPSRLERELKQLYLERVLKGDVEKLSKFKIRIEDPPRRKHMVFLGGAVLADIMKDKDNFWMTRQEYQEKGVRVLEKLGVTVR; encoded by the exons ATGGACACGCTGGGCAGGAAGGTGGTGGTGTGCGACAACGGCACCGGG tttGTGAAATGTGGCTATGCAGGCTCGAATTTTCCAGAGCACATTTTTCCAGCTTTGGTTGGCAGACCCATTATAAGATCAACTGCTAAAGTAGGAAACATTGAAATCAAG GATCTGATGGTTGGTGATGAAGCCAGTGAATTACGATCAATGCTGGAAGTGAATTATCCGATGGAGAATGGCATAGTTCGAAACTGGGATGATATGAAGCACCTTTGGGATTACACGTTTGGACCAGAAAAACTTAATATTGAcacaaaaaattgtaaaatactACTCACAGAGCCTCCCATGAATCCGACTAAAAATAGGGAGAAGATTGTGGAG GTTATGTTTGAGACGTACCAGTTTTCTGGGGTGTATGTAGCCATCCAGGCTGTTCTTACTCTGTATGCTCAAG GTTTGTTGACTGGTGTTGTTGTGGACTCTGGAGATGGTGTGACTCACATTTGCCCAGTTTATGAAGGTTTCTCCCTCCCTCACCTCACGAGACGGTTAGATATCGCTGGGAGGGATATCACCAGATACCTCATCAAG CTCCTCTTGCTGCGAGGTTATGCTTTCAACCATTCTGCTGATTTTGAGACGGTTCGCATGATCAAGGAGAAGTTGTGTTACGTGGGATACAACATTgaacaggagcagaagctgGCACTAGAGACCACAGTTCTAGTTGAATCCTACACG CTCCCAGATGGCAGGATTATCAAAGTTGGTGGAGAACGGTTTGAGGCACCAGAGGCTCTCTTCCAGCCTCATTTAATCAATGTTGAAGGGGTTGGTGTGGCTGAATTGCTGTTCAACACCATCCAGGCTGCTGACATTGATACCAG GTCTGAGTTCTACAAGCACATTGTGCTGTCTGGAGGGTCCACCATGTACCCTGGGCTGCCTTCACGACTGGAGCGGGAACTGAAACAGCTCTACCTGGAACGGGTTCTGAAAGGAGACGTGGAGAAGCTCTCG aaATTTAAGATCCGAATCGAAGATCCCCCTCGTCGGAAGCACATGGTGTTCCTGGGGGGTGCTGTTCTAGCAGACATCATGAAAGACAAAGACAACTTCTGGATGACCCGACAAGAATACCAAGAAAAGGGAGTGCGTGTGCTGGAGAAGCTTGGTGTGACTGTTCGATAA